A DNA window from Rossellomorea marisflavi contains the following coding sequences:
- a CDS encoding ribonuclease HII — MERIDMTVSEIKETLKQLAEDDPLWDQLKLDPRKGVRQLVKSAEASREKKAKEIAEFTRMSIHENELWNAGYDHIAGIDEVGRGPLAGPVVAAAVILPHDFHLPGLTDSKKVPERKREAFYTTIMEQSKAVGISIIGPEVIDEINIYEATKKAMSAAIEDLSVKPDHLLIDAMPLTTPYPSRSIIKGDATSISIAAASIIAKVTRDRLMKEYAVTYPGYGFEKNAGYGTADHLKGLDQYGVTPIHRASFAPVKEKLI; from the coding sequence ATGGAACGAATTGATATGACAGTGTCCGAGATAAAAGAAACACTTAAACAACTGGCAGAAGATGATCCCCTCTGGGACCAACTGAAGCTCGACCCGCGCAAGGGTGTCCGTCAGTTGGTCAAAAGTGCGGAAGCCTCCCGTGAGAAAAAGGCGAAGGAGATTGCCGAGTTTACGCGCATGTCCATCCATGAAAACGAATTATGGAACGCCGGGTATGATCATATTGCCGGAATCGACGAAGTCGGAAGGGGACCACTTGCTGGGCCCGTAGTGGCCGCTGCTGTCATCCTTCCTCACGATTTCCACCTCCCGGGACTCACAGACAGCAAAAAAGTGCCGGAGCGGAAACGCGAAGCATTTTACACGACGATCATGGAGCAGTCAAAAGCGGTCGGCATCAGTATCATCGGCCCGGAAGTAATCGATGAAATCAACATTTATGAAGCAACGAAAAAAGCAATGAGTGCGGCAATAGAGGACCTTTCGGTAAAGCCTGATCACTTATTGATCGATGCCATGCCGCTTACGACACCATACCCGAGCAGATCCATCATCAAGGGAGATGCGACCAGCATCTCGATTGCGGCTGCTTCCATCATCGCGAAGGTGACAAGAGACCGTCTGATGAAGGAGTATGCCGTCACCTATCCCGGATACGGCTTTGAAAAGAACGCGGGGTACGGTACGGCGGATCACCTGAAAGGGTTGGACCAGTACGGCGTGACACCCATACATAGAGCCAGTTTCGCACCGGTTAAAGAGAAATTGATCTAA